A window of Suncus etruscus isolate mSunEtr1 chromosome 4, mSunEtr1.pri.cur, whole genome shotgun sequence contains these coding sequences:
- the FAM229B gene encoding protein FAM229B produces the protein MRCRFGTQPRRFPVEGGDSSVGLEPGMSTGSACNGKEISPTRQLRRCPGSHCLTITDVPITVYATMRKPPAQSSKEMNPK, from the exons ATGCGTTGCCGGTTTGGGACCCAGCCACGGAGGTTTCCAGTGGAAGGAGGTGATTCTTCAGTTGGACTGGAACCTGGGATGAGCACTGGTTCTGCCTGTAACGGGAAAGAGATATCACCAACTAG GCAACTCCGAAGATGCCCTGGAAGTCATTGCCTGACAATAACTGATGTTCCCATTACTGTCTATGCAACAATGAGAAAGCCACCTGCGCAAAGCAGCAAGGAAATGAATCCTAAATAG